The Fusobacterium sp. SYSU M8D902 genome has a segment encoding these proteins:
- a CDS encoding peptidylprolyl isomerase, with translation MVLNAKIKTTKGDINLKLFPEVAPMTVTNFVHLSKRGYYDGLKFHRVIADFMIQGGDPTGTGAGGPGYQFGDEFKEGVVFDRKGLLAMANAGPNTNGSQFFITHVPTDWLNYKHTIFGEVVSEDDQKIVDNVAQGDIIETIEISGDVDAFLAAQAELVKNIDDILAQTMPNLKK, from the coding sequence ATAGTATTAAATGCTAAAATAAAAACTACTAAGGGAGATATCAATTTAAAATTATTCCCAGAAGTTGCACCAATGACAGTTACAAACTTTGTACACCTATCTAAAAGAGGTTATTATGATGGATTAAAATTCCATAGAGTAATTGCTGATTTCATGATTCAAGGTGGAGATCCTACTGGTACAGGTGCTGGTGGACCTGGTTACCAATTTGGTGATGAATTTAAAGAGGGAGTAGTATTTGATAGAAAAGGATTATTAGCTATGGCTAATGCTGGACCTAATACAAATGGTTCTCAATTCTTTATAACTCATGTACCTACTGATTGGTTAAACTATAAACACACAATATTTGGTGAGGTTGTTTCTGAAGATGACCAAAAAATAGTTGATAATGTTGCTCAAGGAGATATTATAGAAACTATTGAAATCAGTGGAGATGTAGATGCTTTCTTAGCAGCTCAAGCTGAACTTGTAAAAAACATAGATGATATATTAGCTCAAACTATGCCTAACTTAAAAAAATAG
- the lepA gene encoding translation elongation factor 4, with the protein MLQKHKRNFSIIAHIDHGKSTIADRLLEYTGAVSKREMKEQLLDSMDLEREKGITIKAQAVTLYYKAKDGIEYELNLIDTPGHVDFIYEVSRSLSACEGALLVVDAAQGVEAQTLANVYLAIENNLEIVPVINKIDLPAADPDKVKLEIEDVIGLPADDAVMCSGKTGIGIEELLEAIVQRVPAPEYDEEAPLKALIFDSKFDDYRGVITYVKVLDGCIKKGDKIRIWSTEKDFDVLEVGVFSPTMKPQNELTSGSVGYIITGVKTIHDTRVGDTITHTNRPCIFPLEGFKPAQSMVFAGVYPLFTDDYEDLREALEKLQLNDASLTFVPETSIALGFGFRCGFLGLLHMEIIVERLRREYNIDLISTTPSVEYRVNMENQEVLVIDNPCEFPDGGRGRMSVEEPFIRGKVIVPKDYVGNVMELCQEKRGIFIGMDFIDENRSMLTYELPLAEIVIDFYDKLKSRTKGYASFEYELVGYKESDLVKVDILVSGKPVDAFSFIAHKDGAYSRGRAICEKLKEVIPRQQFEIPIQAALGAKVIARETIKAYRKNVIAKCYGGDITRKKKLLEKQKEGKKRMKSIGNVEIPQEAFVSVLKLND; encoded by the coding sequence ATGTTACAAAAACATAAAAGAAACTTCTCTATCATTGCACATATAGATCATGGAAAGTCAACTATTGCAGATAGACTACTTGAATATACTGGTGCTGTTTCTAAAAGAGAGATGAAAGAGCAACTTCTTGACTCTATGGATTTGGAGAGAGAGAAGGGAATAACTATAAAAGCTCAAGCAGTAACTCTATACTACAAAGCAAAAGATGGAATAGAGTATGAGTTAAACTTAATTGATACTCCAGGACACGTGGACTTTATTTATGAGGTTTCAAGATCTCTATCAGCTTGTGAAGGAGCTCTACTTGTTGTAGATGCTGCTCAAGGAGTAGAGGCACAAACTCTTGCCAATGTGTATTTAGCAATTGAAAATAACCTTGAGATTGTTCCTGTTATCAATAAAATAGATCTTCCTGCTGCTGATCCAGATAAGGTAAAGTTAGAGATAGAAGATGTAATCGGTCTACCTGCTGATGATGCTGTTATGTGTTCAGGTAAAACTGGAATTGGTATTGAAGAGCTATTAGAAGCAATAGTTCAAAGAGTCCCTGCTCCTGAGTATGATGAGGAAGCTCCTCTAAAAGCTTTAATATTCGACTCTAAATTTGACGATTATAGAGGGGTAATTACATATGTTAAAGTTTTAGATGGTTGTATTAAAAAAGGAGATAAAATTAGAATTTGGTCAACTGAAAAAGATTTTGATGTCTTAGAAGTTGGAGTATTCTCTCCTACTATGAAACCTCAAAACGAACTTACTTCTGGTTCAGTTGGTTATATAATCACAGGAGTTAAAACTATTCATGATACTAGAGTTGGAGATACTATCACACATACTAATAGACCTTGTATCTTCCCATTAGAAGGATTCAAACCTGCTCAATCAATGGTATTTGCTGGAGTTTATCCACTATTTACTGATGATTATGAAGATTTGAGAGAAGCTTTAGAAAAATTACAACTTAATGATGCTTCACTTACATTTGTTCCTGAAACTTCAATAGCTCTAGGATTTGGATTCAGATGTGGATTCTTAGGATTATTACATATGGAAATTATTGTTGAAAGACTTAGAAGAGAGTACAATATAGATCTTATCTCTACTACACCTTCAGTTGAATATAGAGTAAATATGGAAAATCAAGAGGTCTTAGTTATTGATAACCCTTGTGAATTCCCAGATGGTGGAAGAGGTAGAATGTCTGTTGAAGAGCCATTTATAAGAGGTAAGGTAATTGTTCCTAAAGATTATGTTGGTAACGTAATGGAACTATGTCAAGAGAAGAGAGGAATATTTATCGGTATGGATTTCATTGATGAAAATAGATCAATGTTAACTTATGAACTTCCTCTTGCTGAGATCGTTATAGATTTCTATGATAAACTTAAGTCAAGAACTAAGGGTTATGCTTCATTCGAATATGAGTTGGTTGGATATAAAGAATCTGATCTTGTAAAAGTTGATATACTTGTTTCTGGTAAACCTGTAGATGCCTTCTCATTTATAGCTCACAAAGATGGTGCTTATAGTAGAGGTAGAGCAATCTGTGAAAAGTTAAAAGAGGTTATCCCTAGACAACAATTTGAAATCCCTATCCAAGCTGCTCTAGGAGCAAAGGTTATAGCTAGAGAAACTATAAAAGCTTATAGAAAGAACGTTATAGCTAAATGTTATGGTGGAGATATTACAAGAAAGAAAAAACTTCTTGAAAAACAAAAAGAAGGAAAGAAAAGAATGAAGAGCATAGGAAATGTTGAAATTCCTCAAGAGGCTTTCGTTTCTGTATTAAAATTGAATGATTAA
- a CDS encoding toxin-antitoxin system YwqK family antitoxin, giving the protein MKVKVILGIVVLFIISVGTYTYQNRYYFYRYLPAKDEFKLQNINSKLYDENNKIFSGRVKSGSDSYLNIYSYKDGELDGLNVIYFKNNIKEIGHWKKGKQNGLFQLYTEDGILIDNANFKNGERDGLTEQYYGDTGNLRVSANYKNGILEGKFKAYYSNGNLQGEVIYKNGEMNGEFKEYHENKNIRLSGSYKNNLQDGEWKSYLEDGTLESIINYKDGELNGLKEDYYKNGNVWTRQEFKNNTQEGIYEVYYDNGNLQLKAKINNGKMIEEQRFNIDGTLYDENDDRIVIKDSVDFQKK; this is encoded by the coding sequence ATGAAAGTTAAAGTCATTTTAGGGATAGTAGTTTTATTTATAATATCAGTTGGAACTTATACTTATCAAAATAGATATTATTTTTATAGATATTTACCTGCAAAAGATGAATTCAAACTTCAAAATATCAATTCTAAATTATATGATGAGAATAATAAAATATTTAGTGGTAGAGTCAAAAGTGGAAGTGATTCATACCTTAATATCTACTCTTACAAAGATGGAGAGCTAGATGGATTAAACGTCATATATTTTAAAAATAATATCAAAGAGATAGGACATTGGAAAAAAGGAAAACAGAATGGACTTTTCCAATTATACACAGAAGATGGAATCCTAATTGACAATGCTAACTTTAAAAATGGAGAAAGAGATGGACTTACAGAACAATATTATGGTGATACAGGGAACTTAAGGGTATCTGCAAATTATAAAAATGGTATACTTGAGGGAAAATTTAAAGCATACTATTCAAATGGAAATCTTCAAGGAGAAGTAATTTATAAAAATGGTGAGATGAATGGAGAATTCAAAGAATATCACGAAAATAAAAATATAAGACTTTCAGGAAGTTATAAAAATAATCTACAGGACGGTGAATGGAAATCTTATTTAGAAGATGGTACTTTAGAATCAATAATAAACTATAAAGATGGAGAACTTAATGGTCTAAAAGAAGATTATTATAAAAATGGAAATGTATGGACAAGACAAGAATTTAAAAATAATACTCAAGAAGGAATTTATGAAGTTTATTATGATAATGGCAATCTTCAATTAAAAGCTAAAATAAATAATGGAAAAATGATAGAGGAGCAAAGGTTTAACATAGATGGAACACTTTATGATGAGAATGATGATCGAATAGTTATTAAGGATTCAGTAGATTTTCAAAAGAAGTAG
- the gltX gene encoding glutamate--tRNA ligase: MEKKVRTRIAPSPTGDPHVGTAYIALFNLAFANSNGGDFILRIEDTDQNRYTEGSEQMIFDALHWLGLNYAEGPDVSGEYGPYRQSERFHLYGDYARKLVEQGGAYYCFCTQDRLEKLRERQKAMGKAPGYDGHCRSLTPEEIQAKLDAGEPYVIRLKMPYEGETVIHDRLRGDIVFENNKIDDQVLLKADGFPTYHLANVVDDHLMGITHVIRAEEWIASTPKHIQLYKAFGWDQPEFIHMPLLRNADRTKISKRKNPVSLIWYKEEGYLKEGIVNFLGLMGYSFGENKEIFTLQEFIDNFNIDKVSLGGPVFDLVKLGWVNNHHMRMKDINELTDLAIPFFRQLGYVGEEVSEHEYRALVKIVEILRESAQTLKEIAKESAVYFEDTFELPVVTEEMNKKERKSVEKLNESILDPVGKESIKLFMKKLEAWEGEDFTVEEAKELLHSTLDEIGEGPAKVYMPLRAVITGQARGADLYNVLFIIGKTRTLNRMKAMIEKYNVL; this comes from the coding sequence ATGGAAAAAAAAGTAAGAACAAGAATAGCTCCATCACCTACTGGAGATCCTCACGTAGGTACAGCTTATATAGCTTTATTTAACTTAGCATTTGCTAATTCTAATGGAGGAGATTTCATCCTAAGAATAGAAGATACTGACCAAAATAGATATACTGAAGGGTCAGAGCAAATGATATTTGATGCCCTTCACTGGTTAGGATTAAACTATGCAGAGGGTCCAGATGTATCTGGAGAGTATGGACCATACAGACAATCAGAGAGATTCCATCTATACGGAGATTATGCTAGAAAACTTGTTGAACAAGGTGGAGCATACTACTGTTTCTGTACTCAAGATAGACTTGAGAAATTAAGAGAGAGACAAAAAGCAATGGGAAAAGCTCCTGGATATGATGGACACTGCCGTTCATTAACTCCAGAAGAGATCCAAGCTAAATTAGATGCTGGAGAACCTTATGTAATAAGATTAAAGATGCCTTATGAGGGAGAAACAGTTATTCACGACAGATTAAGAGGGGATATTGTATTTGAGAACAATAAGATAGATGACCAAGTACTTTTAAAAGCTGATGGATTCCCTACTTATCACTTAGCAAACGTAGTTGATGACCACTTAATGGGAATAACTCACGTTATAAGAGCAGAAGAGTGGATAGCATCAACTCCTAAACATATCCAATTATATAAAGCATTTGGTTGGGATCAACCTGAATTTATCCACATGCCATTACTTAGAAATGCTGATAGAACAAAAATATCAAAGAGAAAAAATCCTGTATCATTAATTTGGTATAAAGAAGAGGGATACTTAAAAGAGGGAATAGTAAACTTCTTAGGATTAATGGGATATTCATTTGGAGAGAATAAGGAGATATTCACATTACAAGAGTTCATAGACAACTTCAACATTGATAAAGTGTCTTTAGGAGGACCAGTATTTGACCTTGTAAAACTTGGATGGGTTAATAACCACCATATGAGAATGAAAGATATCAATGAACTTACAGATCTAGCTATACCTTTCTTTAGACAGTTAGGATATGTAGGAGAAGAGGTATCTGAGCATGAGTACAGAGCTCTTGTTAAGATAGTAGAGATTTTAAGAGAATCTGCTCAAACTCTTAAAGAGATAGCAAAAGAATCTGCAGTTTACTTTGAGGATACATTTGAACTTCCAGTAGTAACTGAAGAGATGAACAAAAAAGAGAGAAAAAGTGTAGAGAAACTAAATGAATCTATACTTGATCCAGTTGGAAAAGAGTCAATAAAATTGTTTATGAAAAAACTTGAAGCTTGGGAAGGAGAAGATTTCACAGTAGAAGAGGCTAAGGAATTACTACACTCTACATTAGATGAAATCGGAGAGGGACCTGCTAAAGTTTATATGCCACTTAGAGCTGTTATTACAGGACAGGCTAGAGGTGCTGACCTATACAACGTTCTATTTATAATTGGTAAAACAAGAACATTAAATAGAATGAAAGCTATGATAGAAAAATATAACGTATTATAA
- the prfB gene encoding peptide chain release factor 2 (programmed frameshift), producing MDILDIKREFSEYKKKIEDIRGSLDLDKRELKISELEKKTMEDNFWNDKRTSSAIIKEMNGEKELVAEFKNLVSEIENEEVLIEFVEQGEVDFQDELEEKHQILGRDVEHFDTRLLLDGDYDSNNAIVTIHSGAGGTEACDWADMLYRMYSRWCSDKKYKISEMDFMPGDSVGIKSITFMIEGMNAFGYLKSEKGVHRLVRISPFDANKKRHTSFASVEVVPEVDDSIEVNIDPTEIRVDTYRASGAGGQHVNMTDSAVRITHFPTGIVVTCQRERSQLSNRETAMKLLKSKLIELEMKKKEEELRKLQGEQSDIGWGNQIRSYVFQPYTMVKDHRTNCESGNIKAVMDGDIDIFINGYLRWNKLK from the exons TTGGATATATTAGATATAAAGAGAGAGTTTTCTGAGTATAAGAAAAAAATAGAAGATATAAGGGGGTCTCTT GACTTAGATAAGAGAGAACTTAAGATATCAGAACTTGAAAAAAAGACTATGGAAGATAACTTTTGGAATGACAAAAGGACAAGTTCAGCTATAATAAAAGAGATGAATGGAGAAAAGGAATTAGTTGCTGAGTTTAAAAATCTTGTATCAGAGATTGAAAATGAAGAGGTTCTTATTGAGTTTGTAGAACAGGGAGAAGTAGATTTTCAAGATGAGTTAGAGGAGAAACATCAAATTTTAGGAAGAGATGTAGAGCATTTTGATACTAGACTTTTATTAGATGGTGACTATGACTCTAACAATGCAATTGTAACTATACATTCAGGAGCTGGAGGAACAGAGGCTTGTGATTGGGCTGATATGCTATATAGAATGTATTCAAGATGGTGTAGTGATAAAAAGTATAAGATAAGTGAGATGGATTTTATGCCTGGTGATAGTGTTGGAATAAAATCTATAACCTTTATGATAGAGGGAATGAATGCTTTTGGATACTTAAAAAGTGAAAAAGGTGTACATAGACTTGTAAGAATATCACCTTTTGATGCTAATAAGAAAAGACATACCTCTTTTGCCTCTGTTGAGGTAGTGCCAGAGGTAGATGATAGTATAGAGGTAAATATAGATCCAACTGAGATAAGGGTAGATACGTATAGAGCAAGTGGAGCTGGAGGACAGCACGTCAATATGACAGATTCAGCTGTTAGAATTACACACTTTCCTACAGGTATAGTTGTAACTTGCCAAAGAGAGAGATCTCAGTTGAGTAACAGAGAGACTGCTATGAAACTTCTAAAATCTAAATTGATAGAATTAGAGATGAAGAAGAAAGAGGAAGAACTTAGAAAGTTACAGGGAGAACAGAGTGATATAGGTTGGGGAAACCAAATTCGTTCATATGTGTTTCAGCCATATACTATGGTAAAAGATCATAGAACAAACTGTGAATCTGGAAATATTAAGGCAGTTATGGATGGAGATATAGATATATTTATCAATGGATATTTGAGATGGAATAAGCTAAAATAA
- a CDS encoding NAD(P)H-dependent oxidoreductase subunit E, with protein sequence MIDKDFYSELEEFIAKLSDKKDDVKILNYVLDRLGAIPKEVQKFIAEKTGLMEITIENTINFYPKFRGKDSRVKEVAVCVGMNCGPAGGQQIYNELVKILEPDEKGLSKDGKILLTTKRCFGRCAKGPNVSIDGVIYSLMNLQDVKRKLGL encoded by the coding sequence TTGATAGATAAAGATTTTTATAGTGAATTAGAGGAGTTTATTGCTAAATTATCAGATAAAAAAGATGATGTAAAAATTTTAAACTATGTACTGGATAGACTTGGAGCTATACCTAAAGAGGTTCAAAAATTTATTGCTGAAAAGACGGGATTGATGGAGATAACCATTGAGAATACTATTAACTTTTATCCTAAGTTTAGAGGAAAGGATTCGAGAGTAAAGGAAGTTGCTGTCTGTGTGGGAATGAATTGTGGACCTGCAGGAGGACAGCAGATATACAACGAGCTTGTAAAAATATTAGAACCTGATGAGAAAGGGTTATCTAAAGATGGGAAGATACTGCTTACTACTAAGAGATGTTTTGGAAGATGTGCTAAAGGTCCCAATGTATCTATTGATGGAGTAATTTATAGTTTGATGAATTTACAAGATGTAAAGAGAAAGCTAGGATTGTAA
- the acpS gene encoding holo-ACP synthase codes for MIFGIGNDIIEIARIEKAIKNESFKKRIYTDQEIEIIEKKGLGRGASYAGRFSAKEAISKALGTGVRGFNLTDIEILNDELGKPCVILKNSLKEKLKGKRVELSISHSKDYAVAMAIIIEEGEKIDR; via the coding sequence ATGATATTTGGAATTGGAAATGATATTATTGAGATAGCAAGAATTGAAAAGGCTATTAAAAATGAGAGTTTCAAAAAAAGAATCTATACAGATCAAGAGATAGAGATAATAGAGAAAAAAGGTTTGGGAAGAGGAGCTAGTTATGCTGGAAGATTTTCAGCTAAGGAAGCAATCTCAAAAGCTTTGGGAACAGGGGTAAGAGGATTTAATCTAACAGATATTGAGATACTAAATGATGAATTGGGAAAACCCTGTGTAATTTTAAAAAATTCTCTGAAAGAGAAGCTAAAAGGTAAGAGAGTTGAACTTTCAATCTCACATTCAAAAGATTATGCAGTGGCTATGGCTATAATCATAGAAGAAGGAGAGAAAATTGATAGATAA
- a CDS encoding putative RNA methyltransferase: MIICPVCKEKLIKNERTYRCENNHSFDMGKQGYLNLLLSNQKHSKTPGDDKEMVLSRKRFLEKDYYKIISNSVNELIKENLENKKSVNILDIGCGEGYYTGNIKKFLENLEIESRIVGIDISKEAVISAAKTYKNIDWIVASATNIPVADESLDFIICMFAKIIPEEKMRTLKKGGKLIVVSTGENHLIELKKVVYESVRTEFYSPIEDLKIFKHCKRVNCVGKSFIKENESIRNLFDMTPYKWRSPKAGVERLFSLDSLEITIDVNIDVFEKE, translated from the coding sequence ATGATAATCTGTCCTGTTTGTAAAGAAAAATTGATAAAAAATGAGAGAACATATAGATGTGAAAATAACCACTCTTTTGATATGGGAAAACAAGGGTATCTAAATCTTTTACTCTCTAATCAAAAACATAGTAAAACTCCTGGAGATGACAAGGAGATGGTGCTTAGCAGAAAGAGATTTTTGGAAAAGGACTATTATAAGATAATTTCAAATAGTGTAAATGAGCTTATAAAAGAGAATCTTGAGAATAAAAAATCTGTAAATATATTAGATATAGGTTGTGGAGAGGGATATTATACAGGAAATATAAAAAAGTTTTTAGAAAATTTGGAGATTGAGAGCAGAATAGTAGGGATTGATATATCAAAAGAGGCTGTGATAAGTGCAGCTAAAACCTATAAGAATATAGATTGGATAGTAGCAAGTGCTACAAATATTCCAGTAGCAGATGAGAGCTTAGATTTTATCATCTGTATGTTTGCAAAGATAATTCCTGAAGAGAAGATGAGAACACTGAAAAAAGGTGGAAAGTTAATTGTGGTTTCTACTGGTGAGAATCATCTAATAGAGTTGAAAAAAGTGGTTTACGAGAGTGTAAGAACAGAGTTTTACTCACCTATTGAGGATTTAAAAATATTCAAGCACTGTAAAAGAGTAAACTGTGTTGGAAAATCTTTTATAAAAGAAAATGAGAGTATAAGAAATCTATTTGATATGACTCCGTATAAATGGAGAAGTCCCAAAGCTGGAGTTGAAAGATTATTCAGCCTAGATAGTTTAGAGATAACTATTGATGTAAATATTGATGTGTTTGAAAAGGAATAG